ATGTGTTACATGTGGGGAACTCTGTAgatggaggggaaaggaggaggagggggtaAGCATTGTTTCCACCTCAGATTTACTAGAAAAAGGCAAGATGTCCTGTGATGCGTTTCAAACCAATGCCTAGGAGGACTCTTTCTCATGCTAAGGGATTCAGAAGACCCCAATGTCTCTACGTTGTCCTTCGTTGCTGGTAGGCAGAGTGGGTAAGGTCCAGCCTGGCATATTCTAGACAGCACTGGGCCTGAGGAAGGGGGTCTGCTTGCCAGGAGAATATGGATATCTGGTAGCATATCATACCATGTAAAAACTTATGGGAGAGGAAGCCTCTAAAATGGGAGATTACAGCCTCATACCATCaggagtttttaaaaaaattattactattaaCATCCTcataatcattattattttgctttgatatTGTTTctactttcaaataaaaatattacatgttTTCAGAACGTTGGAAAGACAGATTTTTGCCAGGTGAATTAAATACCTACAAGCTCCTTTCCTATTCTTGATTACGCAAGTACCCAGCATGatacaagtaaataaatacaggaatatAGATACAGCAGACACAGATACATACAGGATGAAAAGATCCTATCTTTCCTCCTGCATTTGCTGCTTGGCTTCATATTTCTTAAACACTTCTAACATTGAATCAGCTTGCTTTATTCAAGAAAAGTAGCATGGAGAAGCTATAACTGCCTTCTGCACCCTCAAGCAGCTGGTCTCTTGCCCAGAGTGGCACAGCTTTGAAGAAGCCAGCATCTCTGCCATTCTCCCCTCAGCTGCAATCTCCCAGGTGACCCACTCCAGCCCATGGAGAGCTGTTGCTGCCACCCCACCAGCCATCAGAGGAACCACATTCCTGAGAAGAGCGCCAGTCTCTCGTAGTCAGGATCTTTGggtttttattaattaaatattccACATACAAAGTACTAAATAAATATACAGCTGTGTCAGACACCAGTGTATCATACACACCCACTTGGAGAGCTCTATGTATTTCTATATGAAATATCATGGAAAGCTATTTACCAAATGCAAACCAGGCTGCAGAATGATTCAACTCTGCAGACTCATTGCTCATCGCCAGGGTGCAGTCCACACagcacgcacacacacacacacacacatgctcatGTTCACTCACTCCTGGAAGAAGGGTATCCGCCTTCCTTAACCTGGCTGCTTGGGAAATGTTTGTGTTAATGCCACAGACACActctggagcaggcagagctccaaGGTGCATGGGATTAAATGCCACCAAGGTATTGGAAGCAGCTGCATGGAAGAGGTTTTGTCTGCAGGGATCCACAGCCAGGGGTggcaggggtggggagggaggattTGCAGGTTGGGCAGGCACCTTGGGGTGCTTGTTCAGGAGCCCAAGCTAGGAGGGGGGCTGATGCTACAATGCAAATCAGAAAATGTGTCAAGGTAAATAGGTGTAGAAGTTTTCATGTCTTTagagttttcttttccctctccacCCTAGGTGGCCCCCAGGTGATGAGGAAGGGGCTGGAAGtgaacatgaagaagaaaaaaagaattctcttCCCAGCCCTCCCTGTCTCTTCTCTGCTGATGTCTGGAGGAGGGCCAGGCAAGGCTGGGAGTAGGCACAAAAGAAATGGTGGATAGATAAGGGTGTTCTCAGCAGTACTGGAGATGTGTTTATGGGTGGGCAGGAGTGGGGCTGAtgcttctgctcctgcctcttctcccGTCACACACAGGGCACAGGCATTCCCACAAGCTATCAAAGCAAGTCCTGGCTGTGGCAGAGATGGTCACAGACCCAGCTGAtcagcttcctgctgctctAGCCCTACAGCATTCCTGCTGAAAATAGTCCCAGACAGGCAATTCCCAGCACGTTCCTGTGTCAGAAGAGATGAGCTCCAtgccacagagaaaaagagtgaGAGGGAACAGGATGGCCAGAGCAGTGTCTGAAAGCTGTGTGTGAGGAATAAGAAGGGCTTACAAGGTGTGTGGAGAAAAGAGAACCCCTCTTCTCTTTTGCCAGTGTGTGTTAACTCTGTCTCTTCTGCAGGATTGACTCACTTGTCACCATGTGGCCCATTCCCTATGCCTCTGCTGACGGGCATTTAATCTTTTTGCTCACTGTGGAGCTGCTACATGGGGCCTTTCCCACCGGTGTAGTCATGGTATGGGCTTGTCTGAGCCTTGGCCCGAGGGATGGACAAATCATCTTGGGGATCGATGGTCTgaaaaggaagcacagaagTCTTTACCTTTCAAAATTGGAGAGAATTAATAGAATAAggcttagaaggaaaaaaaaaaaagggggggtggtggtggagggagaaacagaactgaaggTTTCCTGAGTGTGTGATAACTGGGGCTGTGGAAGCGGATCATGGCAGAACAAATCAGTTAATGGAGACATGTCACCAGAGGACACGGGGGGACACAATGTGAGCTATGCTGTGGTCTGAAGGAGGACTGTTGAATGGACATGGGGACACACAGGCTGCCCACTCTGGATCTGCACTGCAACTTCCAGTGACTGCTGATGGGCATTCAGGACACGCAGCGCATGGGCTAGGGAAAGAAGCATGATCTCCTGAGGAAAGGGCACAATCTACTGCAGGAACAGTGCTCAAAGAGGGGACTTCTTATGTGATGTCAAATCCAGAAGTATTGAAAACCACAACCCCAGACTTTGCGTCAGGCCCCTCTTGCCTTCCCATTTTCCTGGACATATCACAGCTCCCTCCCCTTAGCCACAAACACCTCCATGAACACATTACGGTATCGCCCGGCCCCATGCGAAGCTCCTGTATGCCTCCATAGAGGCTGCTCTAGGTCCATCTGTCTTtgtcccttctccttcccttcctttcagGACCTAAACATGTGATGAAACAGGTAAAGTGGTGTGTGAACTTACCTTCATCGGAAAGTGAGAAGAGTACGGGGAGTAGCTGTTGTCTCTTGTGCCTCCTGAGTCACAAGACAAGAGGGGGGAAAGTTAGTGCGTTAGTGTTATATGGTAGCTTGGAAATACCACATCAAGGGAGACTTACAGGGCCTGTGGCTATGTTAGCAGCTGGTTTTAGACTGATCAAACTATGCAATATGCAGGCAGGAATGGGTTAAAATCCATAGGTGGGTGGCTTACTAAATATTTCCTTATGAAAGCAGGAATGAATGGTATTGTAAATAACAGGACATAGGTGGCCTTGGAGTTTAGACACCTCCTGTTGCCTCACAATTGCTGTCCTCATCACCAGCCAAATCCCTCCCACATGCATGTGCAAGACCCCCTCTGTGGTATTCCCTGGGAGAGCAGAGTCTTTTTTGGCTATTCTTTTACAAACCTGGAGGTCTGACTCCAGGGGTAAATGTGATCTCAGCAGCAGATCCACAGGGAGTGCAGCCACATCTCCTACACATAGATGTGGGAAGCCTCAATTGATAAAACATGTTGCTTTGTCCAAGTAGGCATGAGAAATGCCTACAGAgaaatttctggttttcatacagaaaaataagactTCTTGCCTCCTTTTTGGACAATGGGAACCATATCAGAATTGGGAATAAATATTCTCCAAGGTATAACCTGGAGAGGTCTGAAGAGCTGGAACATTGTTGAgagacaaacaaaaacctcagtTTTTACACAAACTTTCCAGACATAACAGAGTCGTAAGGACTTATGTCTCAGCCCTGATACGCAGTAAGTGTCCTACTCAGCCACTCCTACACATCTTTGGCTTTTGCATTGGTCCTTACTCTTTTCCCTCTTGTCTGGAGACTACTTTTCCcttgcatttctgaagtttCACCAGTCTGAAACTTTTTCCTACCTCTAAATTATCCATCATCTTCAAAACCTTTCTTGTAGCCCTCCTACACCTTTCAGCTCATGAGTGgtgcatgtgcatgtgcttAGGACTGGGGAAGAGTGGAGTCGTTCACTTCACCATACCTTGCACAAGTTCATCTTGGGTGTAGGCATGGTTGTCCACTCCAGTTGTCTGCTTTATCAACTTGGGTTGGCAGAAGTCGTTTTCTGGGGGGTAGTCCTCCAGCTTCAGAGGGGCAGTGAGGAAACAAATTTCAGGCACGATATACATTATCAGGAAGACCCATCCATTGGACACCAGAGCAATGGCCACGACAGGATCATCCCAGCTTGGTTTGTTTAAGAGTGCATTGCCTTTTGTGAGCATAGTGATCCACACTACCCAAATGGCAATGGAGAACAAGACAGTGACGAAGATGTGTGCCCCATGCCTCTTCCAGCTTTTGTATGACCCACAGAATGTGAACATGGAAACCAAGAAGGTCAGAGCCATCAAGAAGAGCACGTAGATCAAAAGCATGACAAAGTCCTTGTTAGTCTTCTCTGCAGACATAGTCAGAAAGTCGTCTCTCTGGTTTACTAGCATGGTGACTAAGTACTCAATATTGATCACAACTTGTACCAGGGCAAAGGAAACAATGAGAAGCAGCAACACCAGCCAGGAGAAGGGCTTTCTTCCTCTCACTAGTTTGTTGAGGTTGCACGCATGGGCAAGGAGGCATGAGAAGCAGAGAGCAAAGATGACTCCAAATAGGAAGAAGCGAGTGGGGCGAGTCCTGTCATTGAGTTTAATGATGAAGGCAAAAGTGAGACCAAAAACGCCAAGCGTGCctaagagaaagaagaaatagacGGAGATCATGTGCCGCTTGCTGTTGTCTTGGACTTtgcagatgagaaagaaaagcgAGCAGATGAGGAAAATGGTGACGAGGATGCCAGCTGCAGCCAGTGACTCCAGGACAATCCCCCAGGCCTCCTCCATGTCACAAAGAGGGTAATAGTCATCACTGATGTTGCCGCAGCCTTGGGGAGGAGACGTCATCCTCTCACCTTCTTCGACAAACTCCTCGTGAAATGTTTCCCTAAAGCTgtagaagcagaaaagacaaaggCTGTCATATCccagaatcctagaatggtttgggtgggaaggggtgttaaagctcatccagttccaaccccctgccatgggcagggacaccttccactagaccaggttgctcgaatCTCCagccaacctggccttgaacgcttccagtgatggggcagccataacttgggtgctgccagcagtggggaaggagaggcaCGACAAACCCTCATCTCCACCCCACTAGGAAAGGACACCACAGTGTAAGGACATggggctgtgggagcagagccaTCCCTTTGTTTGGCATCAGCTCTCTATCAAGGTCAAGACAAGCCCGTTAGCAGGAGGCAATTCACCTTGCTTGTCCTCTGCACTGTGCCTGGGGTTGTGCACTGTCATAGGAgcatggggagcagggagaaggtgAGCTTTCACAGGTCTTAACTTGATGCCAAGCAGCACGGAGCCTGAGCTGCCTTGTCACTTTTGTGATACAAGGGCAGCTGTTAGTCATAATACAGTTTACACTCTTTTGACAAGTTTAGACAACATACGTACCTTGTACCAGTGAGGTTCACACATGAGCAATGCAGAAGAGGAAACTCAttactctgtttcttttccctcttttgctttccttgctttctctGAAACACACTTAGCTTTGGTTTATGTGTATGAACGACGGGGAATCTTAACTGCCTTTTACCCTGCAGATAGCTAACCTGGATTCCCCCAGCATAGCTCTTCTCACTCCAAATTAAATAGCAAATATTGGCCACCAACCATGACCCCAAACTCATATTCTTCCTAGCACAACAATAAGAGTCGTCCCAAAGACTTCAGTCCCCTCCCCAGAATATTGCTTTACACTGGCTGGGAGCCTGACATGTCAGAGGTAATGCTGCTCATACCACGAGAAGTAACCATCATATTACTTCTTGAGTGGTCCATGAATCAAGGATGGACAAAGTCTCGAAACCACCCAGCACATTCCTGCTGTCTCGTTATGAGAAGTTCAGTACTTTCTGCGTAAGCCTGGTTTAAGCCTGTCTTGCAGGAAATAAGAGTGCTGTTTAGACGAGCTCTGCCCATTGCCAAGGGGAATAAAGTTGCCTGCTTCCTTGGGAGCCTGAAGGATGtgcagaaaacactgcagaaggaCATTGGACACTTTCTAGGCACCAAATTGCTCAGTTAAGATCAGGTCTCTAAAATCTGTCAAAACGGGAGTTTAGATACAATATTGGCATAAAACTTGGGGGAATCTGGCCTTATTGATGACCTACATTGAAAAACCAAAGGCTTTCTTTTCTGgtagataaagaaaaaagtaaactttACAGAATTTATTCTTCAGTGCTCACCACGCTCT
The window above is part of the Strigops habroptila isolate Jane chromosome 3, bStrHab1.2.pri, whole genome shotgun sequence genome. Proteins encoded here:
- the LOC115604736 gene encoding retinoic acid-induced protein 3-like codes for the protein MTSPPQGCGNISDDYYPLCDMEEAWGIVLESLAAAGILVTIFLICSLFFLICKVQDNSKRHMISVYFFFLLGTLGVFGLTFAFIIKLNDRTRPTRFFLFGVIFALCFSCLLAHACNLNKLVRGRKPFSWLVLLLLIVSFALVQVVINIEYLVTMLVNQRDDFLTMSAEKTNKDFVMLLIYVLFLMALTFLVSMFTFCGSYKSWKRHGAHIFVTVLFSIAIWVVWITMLTKGNALLNKPSWDDPVVAIALVSNGWVFLIMYIVPEICFLTAPLKLEDYPPENDFCQPKLIKQTTGVDNHAYTQDELVQGGTRDNSYSPYSSHFPMKTIDPQDDLSIPRAKAQTSPYHDYTGGKGPM